A genomic window from Triplophysa dalaica isolate WHDGS20190420 chromosome 24, ASM1584641v1, whole genome shotgun sequence includes:
- the LOC130414465 gene encoding C-C motif chemokine 13-like, with protein MRNLMALLFLVIFCCLQLTTSAPIASEMANSECCFKFNNAMIPLRRVKSYYWTSDNCHTRAIVFQTAKRKICVDPETTWVTSHMAKVDNRTTRDTRKTQTTKV; from the exons ATGAGAAATCTGATGGCTCTGTTGTTTCTGGTGATCTTCTGCTGTCTGCAGCTGACTACAAGTG CTCCAATTGCTTCGGAGATGGCAAATTCAGAATGCTGTTTCAAGTTCAATAATGCTATGATTCCTTTGAGACGTGTGAAGTCGTACTATTGGACCAGCGATAACTGCCACACACGTGCCATTGT GTTTCAGACTGCTAAAAGGAAGATCTGTGTAGACCCAGAAACCACCTGGGTGACCAGCCATATGGCCAAAGTGGACAACAGAACAACTAGAGATACACGAAAGACTCAAACCACGAAAGTCTAA